In Mytilus edulis chromosome 13, xbMytEdul2.2, whole genome shotgun sequence, a single window of DNA contains:
- the LOC139501700 gene encoding coiled-coil domain-containing protein 115-like: MSEKKPSTMDAVNKRLDEVLVEFFECVGELYQEQADLENIMKSGFLMMSRARYNMGAKSVGVSQYDENNMKASKLVLVTDKDDDDCVDKMFELVNTNSCLDKSLIDPVSEGLRQRKSGGKDNVETIGSENVEQSTQNNSNMSNNTKNYKDPIKWFGVLVPQSLRQSQAYFKQATDSVIKVSNLKSKVIHLKEQYKTLKKEKQVVTTQ, translated from the coding sequence ATGAGTGAAAAGAAACCGTCAACTATGGATGCTGTAAACAAAAGATTAGATGAAGTTTTGGTAGAGTTTTTCGAATGCGTTGGAGAACTTTACCAAGAACAAGCAGATCTAGAAAATATAATGAAAAGTGGATTCTTGATGATGTCAAGGGCTAGATACAATATGGGGGCCAAGTCTGTTGGTGTTTCACAGTACGATGAAAATAATATGAAAGCTTCCAAACTGGTTTTGGTTACAGATAAAGATGATGATGACTGTGTCGACAAAATGTTTGAATTAGTAAACACAAACAGTTGTCTGGATAAGAGTTTAATAGATCCAGTTTCTGAAGGTTTGAGACAGCGTAAAAGTGGAGGAAAAGACAATGTGGAAACTATTGGGTCAGAAAATGTAGAACAATCAACTCAGAAcaattcaaacatgtcaaataatACTAAAAATTACAAAGACCCAATTAAATGGTTTGGTGTTTTAGTACCACAAAGTTTACGTCAAAGCCAGGCTTATTTTAAACAAGCAACAGACAGTGTAATAAAAGTGTCAAATCTAAAATCCAAAGTGATACATCTCAAAGAACAATACAAAACtctaaagaaagaaaaacaagtaGTAACAACACAATGA